In a single window of the Littorina saxatilis isolate snail1 linkage group LG5, US_GU_Lsax_2.0, whole genome shotgun sequence genome:
- the LOC138967141 gene encoding ATP-dependent DNA helicase pif1-like, whose product MEEARELVELGHNVIILGQAGTGKTTLVAELCHSLRLSGRKVAVTATTGIACQSLPVGAMTLHRWSGIADGRHSVRETDCPVMLIRNISDQLVNGSLGHVVDLHHDKVVVHFEKTNMTVELSRIAFSVHDPRQKKDIAVRHQFQVVPSFALTIHKAQGLTLERVEIDCEEVFQPGQIGVALGGARSIEGLRVVNFDTRKVLPQPSTVHDYYKVGSAEVNENLTCCRHKR is encoded by the exons ATGGAAGAAGCACGTGAATTAGTCGAGCTTGGACACAACGTCATTATTCTTGGACAAGCAG gCACTGGGAAAACAACACTCGTTGCAGAATTATGCCACAGTCTTCGGTTATCCGGGCGAAAAGTTGCAGTGACAGCAACAACTGGCATCGCTTGCCAGAGCCTACCAGTGGGAGCCATGACTCTACACCGCTGGTCAGGAATCGCGGATGGCCGACacagtgtgagagagacagattgTCCAGTTATGCTGATCCGCAACATAAGCGACCAGTTAGTCAACGGCAGTCTTGGCCATGTTGTGGACCTCCACCATGACAAAGTGGTTGTCCACTTCGAGAAGACCAACATGACAGTGGAGTTGAGCCGTATTGCTTTCTCAG TCCATGATCCTCGACAGAAGAAGGACATCGCTGTGAGGCATCAGTTTCAAGTAGTTCCTAGCTTCGCACTGACCATCCACAAAGCTCAAGGACTGACACTTGAAAG GGTGGAGATTGACTGTGAAGAAGTCTTCCAACCTGGCCAAATTGGAGTTGCCTTGGGTGGAGCAAGAAGCATTGAAGGCTTGCGAGTGGTGAACTTTGACACAAGAAAAGTTCTTCCTCAACCTTCTACCGTGCATGACTACTACAAAGTTGGTTCCGCTGAAGTCAACGAAAATTTGACCTGTTGCAGGCACAAAAGGTAA